A window of the Dongshaea marina genome harbors these coding sequences:
- a CDS encoding potassium channel family protein, which translates to MANKQFAVIGLGRFGTALCQELSLQNVELMAIDIDGAQVKNVADIATHSLRADTTDEAAVKELGLEAFDIVFVAIGDNVKASILTTLILKEAGIRSVWVKAKNKNHARILQKIGADKVINPERAMGQRIAHSMVDRRVFDSLDLGSNLQLTEMVITSSVSGIRLDAHPLFGVPELILLALKRGPKVYAPLEPDLELLTSDILIFIGPREVIQQQLSLL; encoded by the coding sequence ATGGCCAATAAACAGTTTGCAGTGATTGGATTGGGTCGATTTGGTACCGCCTTGTGCCAGGAGCTCAGTTTGCAGAATGTGGAGCTGATGGCGATCGACATCGATGGTGCCCAGGTTAAAAATGTTGCTGACATAGCAACCCACTCACTGCGCGCCGACACCACAGATGAAGCTGCAGTCAAAGAGCTGGGCCTTGAAGCATTTGATATTGTATTTGTCGCCATTGGTGATAATGTCAAAGCCAGCATACTTACGACACTGATCCTCAAAGAAGCGGGGATCCGCAGTGTTTGGGTCAAGGCAAAAAATAAAAACCACGCGCGTATTTTGCAGAAAATTGGTGCGGATAAGGTGATCAATCCCGAGCGGGCGATGGGACAACGAATTGCGCACAGCATGGTCGACAGAAGGGTGTTTGACTCTCTGGATCTGGGAAGCAACCTGCAACTGACCGAGATGGTGATCACCTCGAGTGTATCGGGAATTCGCCTTGATGCCCATCCACTGTTTGGTGTGCCTGAGCTGATCTTGCTGGCGCTCAAGCGAGGCCCAAAAGTCTATGCGCCGCTTGAGCCAGACCTGGAGCTGCTCACCAGTGATATTCTTATTTTCATCGGACCCAGGGAGGTTATTCAGCAGCAGCTGAGTCTTCTATGA
- the murB gene encoding UDP-N-acetylmuramate dehydrogenase codes for MDRSSHSLKSLHTFGLEQSAFQIITIDSLSALREACNNSKAPVVVVGGGSNILPVEDFSGTVLLNRISGRELKERDDHYLLEAGAGENWLELVQWSLEQGAPGLENLALIPGSSGAAPVQNIGAYGIEFATFCEYVEAYNRLSGELERFAVGECEFGYRTSIFKTRLRNSHIITRIGLKLPKTWQANLEYGPLQSLSQDATPQDVFERVCRLREQKLPDPSELGNAGSFFKNPLVSQQLADELKAHYPKMPCYPVAGDMCKLAAGWLIDQAGLKGFELGRAGVHQEQALVLVNLGGATARELVSLACLVRARVNEMFGVTLEPEVQLLGAQGFVTLDEVVQ; via the coding sequence TTGGATAGATCTTCCCACTCCCTTAAGTCATTGCATACCTTTGGTCTGGAGCAGTCTGCTTTCCAGATTATTACCATCGACTCCCTGAGTGCACTGCGAGAGGCTTGCAACAATAGCAAGGCACCTGTGGTTGTGGTTGGAGGGGGCAGTAATATTCTCCCGGTCGAGGATTTCAGTGGCACTGTATTGCTTAATCGCATTTCCGGACGTGAACTAAAGGAGCGGGATGATCATTACCTGTTGGAAGCCGGAGCGGGTGAGAACTGGTTGGAGCTGGTGCAGTGGAGCCTGGAGCAGGGAGCGCCTGGCCTTGAGAATCTTGCGCTGATCCCGGGATCTTCAGGGGCGGCGCCGGTACAGAATATCGGAGCCTATGGGATTGAGTTTGCGACTTTTTGTGAGTATGTCGAGGCGTATAACCGGCTTTCGGGGGAGTTGGAGCGTTTCGCCGTGGGTGAGTGTGAGTTTGGTTACCGAACCAGTATCTTTAAGACCCGCTTACGTAACAGCCACATCATTACCCGTATCGGCCTGAAGCTTCCTAAGACGTGGCAGGCAAATCTTGAGTATGGCCCCCTCCAGTCGCTTTCCCAGGATGCTACACCCCAGGATGTTTTCGAGAGAGTGTGCCGGCTACGTGAGCAAAAACTTCCTGATCCAAGTGAGCTTGGAAATGCCGGAAGCTTTTTTAAGAATCCACTGGTCAGCCAGCAGTTGGCGGATGAACTAAAAGCGCACTATCCCAAGATGCCCTGTTATCCGGTGGCAGGGGATATGTGTAAGCTGGCGGCGGGCTGGTTGATAGACCAGGCGGGACTCAAGGGATTTGAATTGGGACGGGCCGGGGTCCATCAGGAGCAGGCCCTGGTGTTGGTGAACCTGGGGGGCGCAACGGCCCGGGAACTGGTTTCCCTTGCTTGCTTGGTGCGGGCCCGGGTGAACGAGATGTTTGGCGTCACTCTGGAGCCAGAGGTTCAGTTGCTTGGGGCTCAGGGGTTTGTGACATTAGATGAGGTAGTTCAATGA